A genome region from Schlesneria paludicola DSM 18645 includes the following:
- the fabF gene encoding beta-ketoacyl-ACP synthase II, whose product MSRRVVVTGMSVITALGSEVSEFWERLCAGKSGVGRLERFDCSDFKVNFGGEVKDFRPEEHFDSKEAKRLDRFSQFALAAAQKAIAQSGIQFKEVDDPYRCGVIIGSGIGGLNEIEEQHAKLFDRGPSRVSPFMIPKLMVNAATGNISVQFGLKGPSSAVATACASATNAIGDAFRLIQYGTADVVIAGGSEAAITPMGLSGFARMGALSTRLDAPEAASRPFDRDRDGFVLSEGAGVVVLEEYECAKRRGATILAEVLGYGVSSDGSHMTAPDPEGTGAAKAMSLALHDARLAVSDVGYINAHGTSTPLGDKAETNAIKRVFGAESKRVCVSSTKSQLGHLLGASGGVEFVISVLALMHGLIPPTINIDNPDPDCDLDYVPHKARELRVDRVMSNSFGFGGHNACLVVGRV is encoded by the coding sequence ATGTCCAGACGCGTCGTCGTGACAGGGATGTCGGTGATTACCGCCTTGGGCTCAGAAGTTTCTGAGTTTTGGGAACGTCTTTGCGCGGGCAAAAGCGGTGTCGGCCGGCTGGAGCGATTTGATTGCTCCGATTTCAAAGTGAACTTTGGTGGCGAAGTCAAAGACTTCCGCCCCGAAGAGCATTTTGATTCGAAAGAAGCAAAACGGCTGGATCGCTTTAGTCAGTTCGCTTTGGCGGCTGCGCAGAAGGCGATTGCCCAGTCCGGCATTCAATTCAAGGAAGTGGACGATCCGTATCGCTGCGGTGTCATCATCGGCAGTGGAATCGGCGGATTGAACGAAATTGAAGAGCAGCATGCCAAGCTGTTCGATCGCGGTCCTTCGCGCGTTTCGCCATTCATGATCCCAAAGTTGATGGTCAACGCCGCCACCGGGAATATTTCGGTCCAGTTTGGTCTGAAAGGTCCTAGTAGCGCCGTGGCAACGGCGTGTGCGTCGGCCACCAATGCGATTGGTGATGCGTTTCGACTGATTCAGTACGGCACGGCAGATGTCGTCATCGCTGGTGGAAGTGAAGCCGCGATCACGCCGATGGGCTTGTCAGGCTTTGCACGGATGGGCGCCTTGTCGACTCGTCTGGATGCCCCGGAAGCTGCCAGTCGACCGTTCGATCGTGATCGAGACGGGTTTGTGCTTTCCGAAGGCGCGGGGGTGGTCGTACTCGAAGAGTACGAGTGTGCCAAGCGACGTGGGGCCACGATTCTGGCAGAGGTGCTGGGGTATGGTGTCTCCTCGGATGGTTCGCACATGACCGCACCTGATCCTGAAGGGACGGGGGCTGCGAAAGCAATGAGTCTCGCGCTGCATGACGCGCGGCTTGCCGTGTCCGACGTGGGTTACATTAATGCCCACGGTACGAGTACACCGCTGGGTGACAAGGCTGAAACAAATGCGATTAAACGCGTATTTGGAGCCGAATCAAAGCGAGTTTGTGTTTCAAGTACGAAAAGCCAGTTGGGGCATCTGCTTGGCGCGTCGGGTGGAGTTGAGTTTGTGATTTCTGTGCTCGCTTTGATGCACGGTCTGATTCCACCGACGATCAATATTGATAATCCCGACCCGGATTGTGATCTCGATTATGTCCCTCACAAAGCGCGTGAGTTGCGGGTCGATCGAGTCATGTCGAATAGCTTTGGGTTTGGCGGACACAATGCCTGCCTGGTGGTGGGGCGAGTGTGA
- the acpP gene encoding acyl carrier protein — translation MASSIEEKVIGIVSEQLNIPKEDIKLSSDFVADLKADSLDLVELVMEFEDEFGVQIPESDQEKIKSVGDAVKYITEKQ, via the coding sequence GTGGCGTCGTCGATTGAAGAGAAAGTCATCGGGATTGTTAGCGAGCAGCTCAACATTCCGAAGGAAGACATCAAGTTGAGCAGCGATTTCGTCGCCGATCTCAAGGCGGATTCGCTGGATTTGGTGGAACTGGTCATGGAATTCGAAGACGAATTCGGTGTTCAGATTCCAGAGTCGGATCAGGAAAAGATCAAGTCCGTAGGTGATGCAGTGAAATACATCACGGAGAAGCAGTGA
- the fabD gene encoding ACP S-malonyltransferase: MAKIAFLFPGQGAQHIGMGKVIASRFPAARQLYDRASEILGFDLASVCFDGPAERLDTTIVSQPALFVSSLAALEMLRAEKPEVVDGCAMAAGLSLGEYTALVFAGAMSFEDGLRVVQRRGEAMQQAADANPSSMVSALLLNPEQVAKVRDDAASAGQIWVANYLCPGNTVLSGDKPACARAAELIEQAGGSARVLTVAGAFHTPLMASACGQLEEALRTVSIQSPRIPVISNVDAKLHDGPERIREILIRQVTQPVLWEECVRTLLSQGCDQFYEVGPGKVLKSLMKRIDRKVDCQTVNDD, translated from the coding sequence GTGGCCAAGATTGCATTCCTGTTTCCGGGCCAGGGTGCTCAGCACATTGGGATGGGTAAAGTTATCGCCTCGCGATTTCCCGCGGCTCGGCAGCTCTACGATCGTGCGAGTGAGATTCTCGGCTTTGATCTGGCTTCAGTTTGCTTTGACGGACCTGCGGAGCGACTCGACACAACGATTGTGAGTCAGCCGGCGCTCTTTGTCAGCAGTTTGGCCGCGTTGGAGATGTTGAGAGCGGAGAAGCCCGAGGTGGTCGACGGGTGTGCGATGGCTGCGGGGCTAAGCCTTGGGGAATACACTGCGCTCGTGTTTGCCGGGGCGATGTCGTTCGAGGACGGTTTGCGCGTCGTTCAACGGCGTGGTGAGGCGATGCAGCAAGCGGCGGATGCCAATCCCTCGTCGATGGTGAGTGCGCTTCTGTTGAATCCTGAGCAGGTCGCGAAGGTTCGGGATGATGCTGCGAGCGCTGGTCAGATTTGGGTTGCGAACTATCTGTGTCCGGGGAATACGGTTCTTTCCGGTGACAAGCCGGCCTGTGCAAGGGCGGCAGAGCTGATTGAGCAGGCCGGGGGCAGCGCACGGGTTCTGACGGTCGCAGGCGCATTCCACACACCGCTCATGGCATCGGCGTGTGGTCAATTGGAAGAGGCGCTGCGGACGGTTTCGATTCAGTCGCCACGGATTCCGGTCATTTCGAATGTAGATGCCAAGCTGCACGATGGCCCCGAGCGGATTCGTGAAATCTTGATTCGTCAGGTGACGCAGCCGGTTTTGTGGGAAGAGTGTGTGCGAACGCTGCTCTCTCAAGGCTGCGATCAGTTCTATGAAGTTGGCCCGGGGAAGGTGCTGAAGTCGTTGATGAAGCGAATTGATCGCAAGGTTGATTGCCAGACGGTGAATGACGACTGA
- the plsX gene encoding phosphate acyltransferase PlsX: MRIALDAMGGDFGVQPNFDGAIAALDENPDLQISLVGDVETLEPLVSRSGFSPDRLKLTPADGWIEMGEKPVDGLRKKPNCSIIVCWQQMATQKVDAVVSAGHTGAVVAAGLRTRLFLKGVKRPGIAVVLPTTKGKTVLMDVGANPGARPEHLVQYGSMGSIYAREFLGIERPTVGLMNIGSEDGKGTDDVRDSHALFLKSPFRDRFIGNVEGRDLYQGGADVVICEGFVGNVLLKAAEGMVDMLMKTVSAEVLGALDQERPQALEAFKSLGRRFEYHEAGGAPLLGVDGIAIICHGSSNSRSIFNALRVATTLKSRRINEQIVDELAIQ; the protein is encoded by the coding sequence ATGCGGATTGCACTGGATGCAATGGGTGGCGACTTCGGTGTGCAGCCCAATTTTGACGGAGCGATTGCGGCGCTTGACGAAAATCCGGATCTCCAGATCAGCTTGGTCGGCGATGTCGAGACGCTTGAGCCGCTCGTGTCGCGATCGGGCTTTTCACCCGATCGGCTGAAGCTCACGCCGGCAGATGGTTGGATCGAAATGGGCGAAAAGCCCGTGGACGGACTTCGAAAGAAGCCGAATTGTTCGATCATTGTCTGCTGGCAGCAGATGGCGACGCAGAAGGTTGATGCGGTCGTCAGTGCCGGGCATACGGGGGCCGTTGTTGCAGCGGGGTTGCGTACGCGGCTGTTCCTCAAGGGTGTGAAGCGCCCTGGGATCGCGGTTGTGTTGCCAACCACGAAGGGTAAGACGGTTCTGATGGATGTCGGGGCCAATCCTGGCGCGCGTCCAGAGCACTTGGTGCAATACGGGTCCATGGGGTCGATTTACGCTCGCGAGTTTCTCGGGATCGAGCGGCCGACCGTGGGCTTGATGAATATTGGAAGTGAAGACGGCAAAGGAACCGACGACGTTCGCGACTCGCATGCGCTGTTCCTGAAAAGCCCCTTTCGCGATCGGTTTATTGGAAACGTTGAAGGCCGCGATCTTTACCAGGGCGGTGCTGACGTTGTGATCTGCGAGGGGTTTGTCGGAAACGTGTTATTGAAAGCGGCTGAAGGCATGGTCGACATGCTGATGAAGACCGTTTCTGCTGAGGTGCTCGGCGCGCTTGATCAAGAGCGGCCACAGGCGCTGGAGGCGTTCAAATCGCTGGGGCGTCGCTTCGAGTATCACGAAGCGGGTGGGGCTCCTTTGCTTGGCGTTGATGGCATCGCGATCATCTGCCACGGTTCGAGCAATTCGCGATCGATTTTTAATGCACTCCGTGTCGCAACGACATTGAAGAGTCGGCGAATCAACGAGCAAATCGTGGATGAACTGGCGATTCAGTAA
- the rpmF gene encoding 50S ribosomal protein L32 codes for MAAPKRRQSKGRSRRRRSHDALTPVQLHNCPKCQTKIPSHVVCPTCGDYMGRTLVEIEE; via the coding sequence ATGGCCGCCCCAAAGCGTCGTCAGTCCAAAGGTCGTTCGCGTCGTCGTCGTAGTCACGATGCACTGACTCCAGTTCAGCTCCATAACTGTCCTAAATGCCAAACCAAGATTCCTTCTCACGTTGTTTGTCCGACGTGCGGGGATTACATGGGACGGACGCTCGTCGAAATCGAGGAATAG
- a CDS encoding DUF1501 domain-containing protein → MSTDASVPCQSFLPDPKGPPMFRLDLGSTGRYCDGISRRSFVQLGVAGMGAIGLPQLLRAKEESVQSGVSGKKTSVILLWLDGGPSHLDLYDLKPEAPLECRGIWNPIPTNADGIEISELFPLQAKCADKFSIVRSLHHGTGDHFTAGHYILTGRGGVSGADTQSKSPFIGSIATKMTGPRQPGMPPYVAVPYGMSIGLRPGYFGANYVGASHNPFETDGDPNAASFQVQNMQVPGGMTVSRLEDRASLAKHFDRMRRDVETKGMLESMDRFDRQALDLVTGANARTAFDISLEDPRVRDRYGRHNWGQSTLLARRLVEAGTTFVTVHFGGWDHHWDLKSGMERYLPMVDQLVSALLEDLTQRGLYEDVLVMLCGEFSRTPRMNNGGNGGPPLSMGTPGRDHWGNAMFCLLAGGGVKGGRIVGSTNRLGEVPQDRPVTPADIHHTMFHVLGIDRNISFLNHSGRPTPALEPGDVIQELL, encoded by the coding sequence ATGTCGACCGATGCGTCGGTTCCCTGCCAGAGTTTCCTGCCCGATCCGAAAGGCCCGCCCATGTTTCGCCTCGATCTTGGCTCGACCGGCCGCTACTGCGATGGCATCTCGCGTCGTAGCTTTGTGCAATTGGGCGTGGCTGGAATGGGAGCGATTGGCTTGCCGCAACTCTTGCGGGCAAAAGAAGAATCGGTCCAATCTGGGGTAAGTGGCAAGAAGACATCCGTGATTCTGTTGTGGCTGGATGGTGGACCAAGTCATCTCGATCTTTACGATTTGAAGCCGGAAGCTCCCTTGGAGTGTCGCGGGATCTGGAATCCGATCCCCACGAACGCTGATGGCATCGAGATTTCGGAATTGTTTCCGCTGCAAGCCAAGTGTGCAGACAAATTTTCGATCGTTCGCTCGCTGCATCACGGAACTGGGGATCACTTCACGGCCGGTCATTACATTCTGACGGGGCGGGGTGGGGTTAGTGGTGCGGATACCCAAAGCAAATCACCGTTTATCGGTTCGATTGCCACGAAAATGACAGGTCCACGTCAGCCCGGCATGCCGCCTTACGTAGCAGTGCCTTATGGGATGAGCATCGGTTTGCGGCCGGGCTATTTTGGCGCCAACTATGTCGGTGCGTCGCACAATCCGTTCGAAACGGACGGTGATCCGAATGCCGCCTCGTTTCAAGTTCAGAATATGCAGGTTCCAGGCGGCATGACGGTGAGTCGTCTTGAGGATCGCGCGTCGCTGGCGAAACATTTTGATCGCATGCGGCGTGACGTTGAGACAAAAGGGATGCTCGAGTCGATGGATCGGTTTGATCGGCAGGCGCTGGATCTGGTGACGGGTGCCAATGCGCGGACCGCCTTTGACATCAGTCTGGAAGACCCGCGTGTCCGCGATCGGTACGGTCGTCACAATTGGGGACAAAGTACCTTGCTGGCCCGGCGGTTGGTGGAGGCGGGTACGACCTTCGTCACGGTTCATTTTGGCGGCTGGGACCATCACTGGGACCTGAAGTCGGGGATGGAGCGATACCTGCCCATGGTTGATCAGCTCGTTTCCGCATTGCTGGAAGATCTGACGCAACGTGGATTATATGAAGATGTTCTGGTGATGCTGTGCGGCGAATTCAGCCGGACCCCGCGGATGAATAACGGCGGCAACGGCGGACCGCCACTGAGCATGGGGACACCTGGTCGCGATCACTGGGGCAATGCGATGTTCTGTCTTTTGGCAGGAGGCGGGGTCAAAGGGGGGCGGATTGTCGGTTCGACGAATCGGCTGGGCGAAGTGCCCCAGGATCGACCTGTGACGCCTGCGGATATTCACCATACGATGTTCCATGTCCTGGGAATCGACCGAAATATAAGCTTCTTGAACCATAGTGGACGTCCGACACCTGCCTTGGAACCCGGAGATGTGATTCAGGAATTGCTCTAG
- a CDS encoding FAD-dependent oxidoreductase: MNYDLLVIGNSRAGAERAAAEALAGRRVALLKSVEKTVRLDVMQTSAEIIVASDNVSMRAWRAEVDRLTRSEMAAEFERLAELGVEQIVGSARFVSPTVVEATFGAERRRVEASDFVLACETRSRRPNFLFANDRCTVVAEDLLKLTDLPRSAVVVGAGATGLSTAVTLATLGVEVVVVDNHATLLELCGLFDSTFDALQTRDVAFRLEDEAIGVTAQPDLQAAVRLASGRQIVADSIVVCVGSEGMVEGLNLEAAGVGVDDRGRVWCDRNGKTWAKQISAVGPIVGAPREFNVPSIDVFSFLSGSGRAASSMTDRLKIARALQS; the protein is encoded by the coding sequence ATGAACTACGATCTATTGGTCATTGGAAACAGCCGCGCAGGAGCGGAACGCGCAGCGGCGGAAGCTCTGGCTGGCCGCCGTGTGGCGCTGTTGAAGTCTGTGGAAAAGACTGTGCGGCTTGATGTTATGCAGACATCGGCAGAAATTATCGTCGCGTCAGACAACGTATCGATGCGGGCCTGGCGCGCGGAAGTTGATCGATTGACACGGTCCGAAATGGCCGCGGAATTTGAACGACTTGCCGAGTTGGGGGTCGAGCAGATCGTCGGTTCGGCACGGTTTGTTTCACCGACTGTGGTCGAAGCGACTTTCGGGGCAGAGCGACGCCGGGTCGAGGCGTCGGATTTTGTTCTCGCCTGCGAAACACGTTCACGTCGGCCGAATTTTTTGTTTGCGAATGATCGCTGTACGGTGGTGGCCGAGGACCTGTTGAAATTGACGGATCTTCCGCGTTCGGCGGTTGTCGTGGGGGCAGGCGCAACTGGGCTCTCGACTGCAGTTACCCTGGCCACGCTGGGGGTAGAGGTCGTCGTCGTCGACAATCACGCAACGCTGCTCGAACTTTGCGGGCTGTTTGATTCGACGTTCGATGCGCTGCAAACGCGAGACGTCGCATTTCGTTTGGAGGATGAAGCGATTGGTGTGACGGCGCAACCTGATTTGCAGGCTGCCGTCAGGCTGGCCAGCGGCCGTCAAATCGTTGCCGATAGCATCGTCGTGTGCGTGGGCAGTGAGGGGATGGTCGAGGGGCTCAATCTTGAGGCGGCCGGAGTCGGGGTCGACGACCGGGGTCGCGTCTGGTGCGATCGAAATGGAAAAACGTGGGCGAAACAGATTTCCGCAGTGGGTCCAATCGTCGGTGCGCCGCGCGAATTCAATGTTCCGTCGATTGATGTCTTTTCATTCCTTTCAGGCAGCGGACGAGCGGCCTCATCGATGACCGACCGCTTGAAAATCGCGAGAGCTTTGCAATCCTGA
- a CDS encoding L-fuconate dehydratase — MPTTITDLTAHDIRFPTSRMLDGSDAMNPDPDYSAAYVILKTDRPDGLAGHGMTFTIGRGNDLCVAAIKALAPLIVGRTLESFASDMAGFWRHITGDSQLRWVGPDKGVMHLATGAVVNAVWDLWAKSEGLPLWQLVANLTPEQFVGCVDFRYLTDVLTPEEAVQILRRLAPTKAERMAALARDGYPAYTTSAGWLGYDDEKLRRLCRDCLAQGWNVFKIKVGRDLDDDVRRCRIIREEIGWDRRLMVDANQVWEVPQAIEWMKSLAPFKPWFIEEPTSPDDVLGHLAIAKGVAPIKVATGEHCANRILFKQFLQSGAIGVCQIDSCRVGGVNEVLSILLLAAKFGIPVCPHAGGVGLCEYVQHLAMIDYICVSGSLEDRLCEYAGHLHEHFEHPVEMRSGRYMPPTAPGYSITMKPTSIAEYSFPDGPAWAM, encoded by the coding sequence ATGCCCACGACCATCACCGACCTGACCGCCCATGACATCCGTTTCCCAACGTCGCGTATGCTGGACGGTTCGGACGCGATGAATCCCGATCCTGATTATTCTGCGGCGTATGTCATCCTGAAGACGGATCGCCCCGATGGCCTGGCCGGACATGGAATGACGTTCACCATTGGCCGCGGCAACGACCTGTGTGTGGCGGCGATCAAGGCCCTTGCGCCACTGATCGTTGGCCGGACGCTGGAGTCGTTCGCCTCGGACATGGCAGGCTTCTGGCGGCACATCACTGGCGACAGCCAGCTCCGTTGGGTGGGACCAGACAAAGGCGTGATGCATCTGGCCACGGGCGCGGTCGTCAATGCGGTTTGGGATCTGTGGGCCAAATCTGAAGGATTGCCCCTCTGGCAACTGGTCGCGAATTTGACGCCCGAACAGTTCGTCGGCTGTGTGGACTTCCGTTACTTGACGGACGTGCTGACTCCTGAGGAAGCCGTGCAGATCCTTCGACGGCTCGCCCCCACTAAAGCCGAACGAATGGCGGCACTCGCACGCGACGGGTACCCGGCCTACACCACGTCCGCTGGGTGGTTGGGATATGACGACGAGAAATTGCGTCGGCTGTGCCGCGATTGCCTGGCTCAAGGCTGGAATGTTTTCAAGATTAAGGTCGGACGCGACCTGGACGACGACGTCCGCCGCTGCCGAATTATCCGTGAGGAAATCGGCTGGGATCGGCGATTGATGGTGGATGCCAATCAGGTCTGGGAAGTGCCCCAAGCGATTGAATGGATGAAGTCGCTCGCTCCGTTCAAACCGTGGTTCATCGAAGAACCGACCAGCCCCGACGACGTGCTGGGGCATCTGGCAATCGCCAAGGGTGTGGCACCGATCAAGGTTGCGACGGGCGAACACTGCGCGAATCGCATCCTGTTCAAGCAGTTTCTGCAATCGGGTGCGATCGGTGTCTGCCAGATCGACAGTTGTCGTGTGGGCGGTGTGAATGAAGTGTTGTCGATCCTGCTGCTGGCGGCCAAATTCGGTATTCCGGTTTGCCCGCACGCGGGCGGCGTGGGCCTGTGCGAATATGTCCAGCATCTCGCGATGATCGACTACATCTGCGTCAGCGGATCGTTGGAAGATCGATTGTGCGAGTACGCGGGTCATCTGCATGAACATTTCGAACATCCTGTTGAAATGCGTTCCGGACGCTACATGCCGCCTACCGCCCCCGGCTACAGCATCACGATGAAGCCGACGTCGATCGCGGAATACTCATTTCCCGACGGACCGGCGTGGGCGATGTGA
- a CDS encoding DUF1501 domain-containing protein has product MDPLYDFTFNLNRRQLLNRSVMGGLALLGSTALQQLLGDEAPQVATNRLGIPHIPPKAKRVIYLYQEGAPSQVDTFDYKPNLQEWFDKDLPQSIRGTQRLTGMTSGQGRLPVAPSMFPFKRFDNHQDGLWVNELLSHTGSVAHEICVIHSMMTEQINHGPGITFMQTGHQLPGRPSIGAWLSYGLGNANKDLPAFVVMISQGRGQMQALFSHLWGAGFLPGEHQGVQFRAASDAVLYLNNPKGMNREDRRRTLDLIGEMNRRHAEQNGDEQVLARIAQYEMAYRMQMSIPSLTQLGDETAATLEMYGPDVHKPGSYAYNCLMARRMAERGVRFIQLYHRGWDHHGSVPRDLPMQCQDVDQAQAALLRDLRQRGLLDDTLVVWGGEFGRTVFSQGALTKTQYGRDHHPRCFSIWMAGGGIKPGITYGKTDEFAYNVAENPVSAHDLHATMLHCLGIDHERLTYKSQGLDFRLTGVEPSRVIREILT; this is encoded by the coding sequence ATGGATCCACTCTACGATTTCACGTTTAATCTGAATCGCCGTCAATTGCTGAACCGCTCCGTTATGGGCGGCTTGGCACTGCTGGGCTCGACGGCCTTACAACAACTGCTGGGTGACGAGGCTCCCCAGGTCGCGACGAATCGACTCGGGATTCCGCACATTCCGCCAAAGGCCAAGCGGGTCATTTATTTGTATCAGGAGGGAGCTCCGTCGCAGGTTGACACGTTTGACTACAAACCGAATCTGCAGGAGTGGTTCGACAAGGACTTGCCGCAATCGATTCGCGGCACGCAGCGTCTTACGGGGATGACCAGCGGTCAGGGGCGGCTACCCGTGGCCCCCTCCATGTTCCCGTTCAAGCGATTCGACAACCATCAGGATGGATTGTGGGTCAATGAACTTCTCTCGCATACGGGTTCGGTGGCTCATGAGATCTGTGTGATTCATTCGATGATGACCGAACAGATCAATCATGGACCGGGAATCACCTTCATGCAGACCGGCCATCAGCTACCTGGCCGTCCATCCATTGGTGCCTGGTTGTCTTACGGTCTTGGTAACGCGAACAAAGACTTGCCCGCGTTTGTGGTGATGATCAGCCAAGGACGAGGGCAAATGCAGGCGCTGTTTTCGCACTTGTGGGGTGCCGGTTTCTTGCCGGGTGAACACCAGGGAGTCCAATTTCGCGCGGCCTCAGATGCGGTCCTTTATCTGAATAATCCCAAAGGAATGAATCGCGAAGACCGCCGCCGAACATTGGATTTGATTGGCGAAATGAACCGCCGACACGCGGAACAAAATGGAGATGAGCAAGTCCTGGCACGCATCGCTCAATATGAAATGGCGTATCGAATGCAAATGAGCATTCCGTCGTTGACTCAACTCGGTGATGAAACGGCGGCGACGTTGGAGATGTACGGACCGGATGTGCACAAGCCCGGCTCCTATGCTTACAACTGTTTGATGGCACGTCGGATGGCCGAACGGGGAGTTCGCTTTATTCAATTGTACCATCGCGGTTGGGACCATCACGGAAGTGTGCCCAGAGACCTGCCGATGCAATGTCAGGACGTCGATCAGGCCCAGGCCGCTTTATTGCGAGATCTGCGTCAACGAGGTTTGCTGGATGACACGTTGGTCGTTTGGGGCGGCGAATTTGGTCGAACCGTGTTTTCCCAGGGAGCTCTGACGAAGACTCAGTATGGACGCGACCATCACCCGCGATGCTTCAGCATCTGGATGGCCGGGGGGGGAATCAAACCGGGAATCACGTACGGCAAAACCGACGAATTTGCATATAACGTTGCGGAGAATCCGGTGAGCGCGCACGATCTTCACGCGACGATGCTCCATTGCCTGGGGATCGATCACGAACGGTTGACCTACAAATCGCAAGGCCTCGATTTCCGCCTGACCGGTGTCGAACCCTCGCGCGTCATTCGCGAAATTCTGACGTGA